A genomic region of Spodoptera frugiperda isolate SF20-4 chromosome 31, AGI-APGP_CSIRO_Sfru_2.0, whole genome shotgun sequence contains the following coding sequences:
- the LOC118276168 gene encoding protein PBDC1 → MDVLSRPAEEFGNDETLERLWAAKAMEHSDIYFNMLCSVDTRWLQLTPNDDLIYTHFKQDFPDMDVSYVNENEIKNSTNKAKWRIFCEKFKNIVEDYSFGTLMRADAKGDYSEMNTMLVPRVQFYAIEIARNRENLNNEVKKRFKCMAKPNIEAQEHSSKIAT, encoded by the exons ATG GATGTTCTGTCGCGACCTGCTGAAGAGTTCGGCAATGATGAAACTTTGGAGCGGTTATGGGCTGCGAAAGCTATGGAGCACAGTGACATATACTTCAAC ATGCTCTGTTCAGTGGACACCAGATGGCTGCAGTTGACTCCAAATGATGATCTGATTTACACACACTTCAAGCAAGACTTCCCCGACATGGATGTCTCTTATGTCAATGAAAACGAAATTAAGAACAGCACAAACAAAGCCAAGTGGAGAATATTTTGTgaaaagttcaaaaatattgtggAAGACTACAGCTTCGGCACTCTCATGAGAGCTGATGCCAAAGGAGATTACTCTGAAATGAATACAATGCTTGTTCCTAGAGTGCAGTTCTATGCCATAGAAATTGCAAGAAATCGAGAGAACCTGAACAATGAAGTAAAGAAAAGATTCAAATGTATGGCAAAACCAAACATAGAGGCTCAAGAACACTCCAGCAAGATTgccacataa
- the LOC118276169 gene encoding 60S ribosomal protein L26 encodes MKYNKLVTSSRRKNRKRHFSAPSHIRRVLMSAPLSKELRQKFNVKSMPIRKDDEVQVVRGHYKGQQVGKVVQVYRKKFVVYIERIQREKANGASAYVGIHPSKCVIVKLKMNKDRKSILDRRAKGRLAALGKDKGKYTEETATAMETS; translated from the exons ATGAAGTACAATAAGCTCGTCACATCCTCCAGGAGGAAAAACAGGAAGAGGCACTTCAGCGCTCCTTCTCACATCAGACGAGTGCTTATGTCTGCGCCTCTGTCCAAGGAGTTGAGACAGAAGTTCAATGTAAAGTCTATGCCAATCCGCAAGGACGATGAAGTTCAG GTTGTCCGTGGTCACTACAAAGGCCAGCAAGTCGGCAAAGTAGTGCAGGTGTACCGTAAGAAGTTTGTCGTCTACATTGAGAGGATCCAGCGTGAGAAGGCTAACGGCGCCAGTGCATACGTCGGCATCCACCCTTCAAAG TGCGTGATCGTCAAACTAAAGATGAACAAGGACCGTAAATCGATCCTCGACCGCAGAGCGAAGGGCAGGCTGGCCGCCCTCGGCAAAGACAAGGGCAAGTACACTGAGGAAACCGCCACCGCTATGGAGACCTCgtaa